Genomic segment of Fervidobacterium gondwanense DSM 13020:
TACCTTGAGGAGAGTTCTCAACAGTCCCACTACCGATGAAATCAGAAAAGAAAGAAAGATAGTTCTTTGAGACATCAATAGCTAAAATAGCCAAAGGAATCACCTCCGGATTGAGTACAGCCTTACAACCTCGCGGTACATAAGAAAACGAGGCAAAACATTTTCCGGCAAGTAAAAAGCTGTACTCTAGTTAGGCAATCTTATTTAAGAGAACAAAGTCTCAAGGAGGGGCAACCTGAAACTATTTTACCAGAGGTGTTAAAAAATATGCATTCAATTTTCAAAGACCAATTTTAATTTTTACCGAACTTATTATACGAGGAGGGTAGTAGATATCCTCTGGCATAAGCTTTACAACGCGCTCTACTTTACTGACTCCTATGCCAAATAATTTATTACCATTTCTGATAATCAAGAACCTTTTTTGTGTTTTATCAGTTTTACCTGCAAGCAAATATTCAGAACTTACGACTGGTACTAACACACCGTCAAATTCAATTTTACCGATCACTTCTTTTGGAGCGTTGGCAACAGTGTGAACTTTTGCGTCCTTGATTATGTACTGAATTTCTGAAGAGCTGACAGCATAACTATTCTTGCCTGATGAAAAAATTACGAACTCGTTTTCAGAAGTTTTTTGGAGCACTTCTTGCTCTGCCTTAATTATTTTTCCTTCCGCAAATTTTTCCTCTTTCATGTATTTTTTAAACAAGCTTTGAACATTCAATATGTTTATAACCACACCTTTTTCGACGTACTGATGCGAAACTATTACCCCTTCTGGTTCATTAGAGTGTTTCAAATTGTTGCCTTCTACCTCCATTATGCCTTTCACTCTGTCGACAATTATCCCTATTTCAAGACCTTCGTTGTTCAATATAACTATTCTTGCGTTTTGAAAGTTCTCCTCTCCACCCACAGCTTTTTCCGAATCTTTGATGAGTATTTTCAAATCGACTACTATCAGAATTTTTCCGTAATAATTTACAAGCCCTGCAACTTCTTCTGTTGCGAGTGGTAACGGTGTTATGTTTGATATTTGAGCAATGCCTGAGACAAAATTCAAAGGAACGGCAAAATCATTTTCTTCTAAAGCAAATACGAGCATCTTCTCAGAGGGCATCTTTTTCCCTCCTACTTAACTATCTTTCGCAAGTTCTCAACGACATCAATTATTTCTTCTGAAACTTCATTTATCACATCAAGACCAGCGAGTTTGTTATTCATTGCCAGAGAGGCTTGCTCAATAGAGAATGCTGAATCTACAATGGCTATTTTCAGTTGTTCGAGCGCTTTGTTGCTTTCCTCTATTGCAGAGTTCACCGAATTCAGCTCGCTGCTCATAGCATTAAATGCGGTGTCAAGTGAAGTTATCTTTTCCTTGAGATCTTCAGTGTATTCAATTGCAAAATTCGACTTCTCAATTTCCTGTTCAGTTTCTTTAATAGAAGATTCTAACAAGTCCCATATTTTCGAGGCTGTTGGCAGGATCTTTTGGAGATGATTTTTCATTTGTTCGGCATTGTTTTCAATTTCCAAAGCCAAATTTCGAATGTCGTTGGAGAGAACGATAAAGTTTTTCTTGTACTCTCCTGCCCTCGAGGCTTCAATGAAACCGCTGACGGCAAGTGTACCTGTCTTTAGTGCGATTTTATCTATCTTCGCGAGTATTCTTTCAACGTCATCGAAGTATGTCCTTATTTTTCCGATGCCTTGAAGGAGTTTATCCAAAATATCATTTATATTAATTAGTTTTGCACTAAGATCTTGTACGGCGGAGAAATTTGCCTCTACAAATCTCAAGAGTTCTGGTATCATTCCTTTGTTATCGTTGACCATTTTCGTTATGTCAGTAGATTGATTCACAAGTTTTCCAGCTATATTTGAAAGTTTTTCAACCATCTGACTCAAGAACGAGGACGATTTAGTAAGCTGATTAAGAGCTGCTCCAACTTGATGACTCGATGTTGAAATGTCCTGAACATAATCGCGCAATTCCCTTGCCGCGTTGGAAAGTTTCTGAGTTAGTAAAGGCAGATTTTTCGATGACTTTAACTCGCCCGAGAGAGAAAGCAAATTCTGTGAGTATTTGTTAAGGTTTGCAAAAGTTTTCACCTCTTGATTGAGCGCTGTTGAAGATTGTATAGTAGCACTTGCTATCTGCGATGCCTGTAGCTCAACTTCGAGGAAATTCCTCAGCATTTGATCAGACAGTTCCTTTACGAGATCAAAATCCTCGTTTTGCTTTGAGATGCTGGAAATGAGATCCTGAAATTTGGTTGTTATCTCATCTAAGATTTGTGAAATCGCATCGCCTGTCTTTTTCAAATCTTGGGTAGCACTTGTCAGACTTTCACTGTTGTTTGCTATATCATTTGATGCCTTTTGCAGATTGTCGAAGACTGATTTTGCGGTCTCTGCCTGCTTTTCCGCTTCTTGGGCAAGATTTCTTATTTCATCGGCGACAACGGAAAAGCCTGCCCCCACTTCTCCCGCTCTGTTAGCTTCTGTTGCTGCATTCAAAGAGAGGATAGTTATGTCATCCGCTATGTCCAAAACGTCGCTAAGAATATGCGACAAATCAGCCAATTCTCTGCCAAGCGTACTGACAACGTTTAGAATCTCTGTGTTTCTTTTATTAATTATGTTAGCGGTTTTAATTATGTCTTGGATATAAAATGACGTGTTTTGCGATAACGTTTGCGAGTTCTCAGCATCTTCTTTAATTTTGGAGAGAGAGGCTTTTATACTTGCTACCGATTTGTTTATTTCGTTAACTGCTATCTTTGATTCTTCGGCTGTGGAAGCGTATTCTTGAGCCATTGTTGCCAACTGTTCCATTGTTTTTTGTATTTGTTGTATAGCTGCTGCGGATTCTTCGACAGTTGAGCTTAATTGCTCCGCCGCCCATATGATGCGCTCAGCAAAGGCTGTCTGTCTTGCACTCAATTTACTTTCCGATAAAGTTGTTTGCGCTTTCTGAATAGTTTCGCCGACATTCTCAGGTTTTTCCGTGCTAAGTTCTGATGGTTGTACATGAACATCTGCTATCTTCTTCTCACCATCTGGTACCTCGAGCCTCTTTTTATCCATGGTTGCCCTCCACCTCCGGTATTCTATCCTTATTTCTCAGTGACAAAGTCAAGAACTGCCAGAACCTGTCAGGATCAAGAATCAAGGCTACTGTTCCATCGCCGGTAATCGTCGTTCCGCTATAGAAGTTTCCCGGACTGCCGTATGGAAGTTCCATTCCAACATATTCGCCTTCTTCTATTATCTTATCCACAGTTAGCGCAAACCTGCTTTTTTCTGTTTTGACAATCAAAGCGTAGTATTTGCCACGTTTATCAAACGTGCTTTGCGTAGATGGACTACCTGAACTGCTGAGCAAATCTCTTGCTGAGAAGATAGGTATTAATTCCGTCATATATCTGATGAATTGTTGATTCTTGTACGAATGGATGTCTTTGATGTGGATGTTCTGTACGGCCT
This window contains:
- a CDS encoding chemotaxis protein CheW; amino-acid sequence: MPSEKMLVFALEENDFAVPLNFVSGIAQISNITPLPLATEEVAGLVNYYGKILIVVDLKILIKDSEKAVGGEENFQNARIVILNNEGLEIGIIVDRVKGIMEVEGNNLKHSNEPEGVIVSHQYVEKGVVINILNVQSLFKKYMKEEKFAEGKIIKAEQEVLQKTSENEFVIFSSGKNSYAVSSSEIQYIIKDAKVHTVANAPKEVIGKIEFDGVLVPVVSSEYLLAGKTDKTQKRFLIIRNGNKLFGIGVSKVERVVKLMPEDIYYPPRIISSVKIKIGL
- a CDS encoding methyl-accepting chemotaxis protein, with amino-acid sequence MDKKRLEVPDGEKKIADVHVQPSELSTEKPENVGETIQKAQTTLSESKLSARQTAFAERIIWAAEQLSSTVEESAAAIQQIQKTMEQLATMAQEYASTAEESKIAVNEINKSVASIKASLSKIKEDAENSQTLSQNTSFYIQDIIKTANIINKRNTEILNVVSTLGRELADLSHILSDVLDIADDITILSLNAATEANRAGEVGAGFSVVADEIRNLAQEAEKQAETAKSVFDNLQKASNDIANNSESLTSATQDLKKTGDAISQILDEITTKFQDLISSISKQNEDFDLVKELSDQMLRNFLEVELQASQIASATIQSSTALNQEVKTFANLNKYSQNLLSLSGELKSSKNLPLLTQKLSNAARELRDYVQDISTSSHQVGAALNQLTKSSSFLSQMVEKLSNIAGKLVNQSTDITKMVNDNKGMIPELLRFVEANFSAVQDLSAKLININDILDKLLQGIGKIRTYFDDVERILAKIDKIALKTGTLAVSGFIEASRAGEYKKNFIVLSNDIRNLALEIENNAEQMKNHLQKILPTASKIWDLLESSIKETEQEIEKSNFAIEYTEDLKEKITSLDTAFNAMSSELNSVNSAIEESNKALEQLKIAIVDSAFSIEQASLAMNNKLAGLDVINEVSEEIIDVVENLRKIVK